Proteins from one Primulina huaijiensis isolate GDHJ02 chromosome 18, ASM1229523v2, whole genome shotgun sequence genomic window:
- the LOC140963869 gene encoding uncharacterized protein yields MAAAGSSMLYSFLLFVATLSLQEMYRSKLASSELFTILGGFTSSLVFLLLLTFMGNYQETNGIKTGWGTVIIAEVVALVAASTVHRVCITTCFLFSAVLLYEVNKLSGIMLSKGESKVKRF; encoded by the exons ATGGCTGCAGCTGGGAGTTCGATGTTGTACTCATTTCTCCTATTTGTTGCTACTTTATCTCTACAAGAAATGTATAGATCAAAATTAGCATCTTCGGAGTTGTTTACTATTCTTGGAGGATTCACCAGCTCTCTCGTATTCCTTTTGCTGCTAACG TTCATGGGAAATTATCAGGAAACAAACGGTATCAAGACGGGATGGGGCACTG TTATAATCGCTGAAGTCGTAGCACTTGTAGCCGCTAGCACTGTTCACAGAGTTTGTATCACAACCTG CTTTCTCTTTTCGGCTGTGCTACTTTATGAGGTCAACAAACTTTCTGGAATCATGCTCAGCAAGGGTGAATCCAAGGTAAAAAGATTTTAA
- the LOC140963986 gene encoding uncharacterized protein — protein sequence MNKGSEDESIHGHLRRRGRCHIQQQNIFLPMFCRLSIKDVRPNQTKNRSDVPKPATISSTVQLKRNKTVTGFPSAAAVTRTPTSNNLQSHRRSMKKCASSEFLVPKSTTITTCTTNPAVGVSGGGGSCGNGCRRRGSGDKSLHDHEDGNEGCVKSVIGIMSEMDPPLPVVKRVALPGADGNEVNIWKRRFNGVALKSLQIEHQISPT from the coding sequence ATGAACAAAGGCTCTGAGGATGAAAGTATTCATGGCCACCTCCGCCGCCGCGGCCGCTGTCATATCCAACAGCAAAACATTTTCTTGCCAATGTTTTGCCGATTGTCAATCAAAGACGTAagaccaaaccaaaccaaaaatCGATCCGATGTCCCTAAACCCGCCACAATCAGTTCCACGGTGCAGCTCAAAAGAAACAAAACAGTCACTGGTTTTCCCTCCGCCGCCGCGGTTACCAGAACTCCAACCAGCAACAACCTCCAAAGCCACAGAAGGAGCATGAAGAAATGCGCTTCCAGTGAATTCCTCGTTCCTAAATCAACCACCATTACCACCTGCACTACCAACCCCGCCGTCGGCGTCTCCGGCGGCGGAGGGAGCTGTGGAAATGGGTGTAGACGACGCGGCAGTGGAGATAAGAGTTTGCATGATCATGAGGATGGTAATGAAGGTTGTGTCAAGTCAGTGATTGGTATCATGAGTGAAATGGATCCACCGCTGCCGGTGGTGAAGAGGGTGGCGCTTCCGGGAGCCGACGGAAATGAGGTGAACATTTGGAAACGGAGGTTTAATGGGGTGGCGTTGAAAAGCTTACAGATTGAACATCAAATTTCTCCGACCTAG